From a single Rutidosis leptorrhynchoides isolate AG116_Rl617_1_P2 chromosome 5, CSIRO_AGI_Rlap_v1, whole genome shotgun sequence genomic region:
- the LOC139849200 gene encoding protein AE7-like gives MAPALINPNPVVYEKKEHPARTTRPGDSEFDEYASELIDKLEIFDHIRDIKDPEYPYSLEELHVITEDAIEVDDKLSYVRVMFTPTVKHCSMADNIGLCLRVKLMRSLPSRFKVEIKVAPGTHATEDAVNKLLNDKERVAGALETPIIVKMLDECLQPSFE, from the exons ATGGCACCTGCATTAATCAATCCAAACCCAGTCGTATATGAAAAGAAGGAACACCCAGCTCGAACAACTCGACCCGGTGATAGCGAATTCGATGAATACGCATCTGAACTCATTGACAAACTTGAAATATTTG atcatattagagacattaaagATCCCGAATATCCGTATTCATTAGAAGAGTTACATGTGATTACAGAAGATGCTATTGAGGTAGATGATAAACTTAGTTATGTTCG TGTCATGTTTACACCAACAGTTAAGCATTGTAGTATGGCAGATAATATTGGTCTTTGTTTGCGGGTTAAACTTATGCGCAGTCTTCCTTCGCGCTTCAAG GTTGAGATAAAGGTGGCTCCTGGAACTCATGCAACCGAAGATGCAG TGAACAAACTATTGAACGATAAGGAACGGGTTGCTGGTGCTCTGGAAACTCCTATTATTGTTAAAATGCTTGATGAATGTTTGCAACCCTCTTTTGAATGA